In one Prosthecobacter fusiformis genomic region, the following are encoded:
- a CDS encoding hydroxypyruvate isomerase family protein translates to MTMTSTQLPRRQFLNRTLGVAAVVALLKDQVWAAEAATTGAGKVKHSVCKWCYKDIPLETLCLAAKEIGLESIELLDPPQFETVKKHGLHCAMVSFPTIQGPAGEKIGSIPHGFNRLEHHDLLVQAYEPLIKASAEAGFKQVICFSGNRDGLDDDQGLTNCAAGLQRLMPLCEKQGVTLVMELLNSKVNHPDYMCDKSAWGVALCEKLGSSPHFKLLYDIYHMQIMEGDVVATIRRDHAHFAHYHTGGVPGRAEIDDTQELNYPAIIRAIQDTGYTGYLGQEFVPKKADKLASLKQAVGICSVS, encoded by the coding sequence ATGACCATGACATCTACTCAGCTCCCCCGCCGACAGTTTCTCAATCGCACGCTGGGAGTTGCCGCAGTCGTGGCGCTGCTCAAGGACCAGGTCTGGGCTGCTGAGGCCGCTACCACCGGTGCAGGGAAGGTGAAGCACTCCGTCTGCAAATGGTGCTACAAAGACATCCCTCTGGAGACCCTTTGCCTGGCCGCCAAGGAGATCGGCCTGGAGTCCATCGAGCTGCTGGACCCGCCGCAGTTTGAAACTGTGAAAAAGCATGGTCTGCATTGCGCCATGGTCAGCTTTCCCACTATCCAGGGACCGGCGGGTGAAAAGATCGGCAGCATCCCGCACGGCTTCAACCGCCTGGAGCATCATGACCTTCTTGTGCAGGCCTATGAACCGCTGATCAAGGCCAGCGCCGAGGCGGGGTTCAAGCAGGTTATCTGCTTCAGCGGCAATCGCGACGGTCTGGATGATGATCAGGGTCTAACTAACTGTGCAGCCGGACTGCAGCGTCTCATGCCCCTCTGTGAAAAGCAAGGTGTCACCCTGGTGATGGAGCTGCTCAATAGCAAGGTCAACCACCCTGACTACATGTGTGACAAGAGTGCCTGGGGCGTCGCTTTGTGTGAGAAGCTGGGTTCCAGTCCACACTTCAAGCTGCTGTATGACATTTACCACATGCAGATTATGGAGGGTGATGTCGTAGCCACCATTCGAAGAGACCACGCTCACTTTGCCCATTACCACACGGGCGGCGTGCCGGGGCGTGCGGAGATCGACGATACCCAGGAACTAAATTATCCCGCTATCATCCGCGCTATTCAGGACACTGGATACACCGGGTACCTGGGGCAGGAATTCGTCCCGAAAAAGGCGGACAAACTGGCTTCCCTGAAACAGGCCGTGGGCATCTGCTCTGTCTCCTGA
- a CDS encoding VOC family protein — protein MSAISRSRIRQISPMLAVANMQETLDFYTRVFGFEVGLSTDEYSIVGRDGATIHFMKAADESVMAAVRGHTEIYIEVDDILPLWQQVQPFRSQYKITDLSERPYGMTEFHIDDPNGCLIFVGQETLRGEA, from the coding sequence ATGAGTGCGATATCAAGATCACGTATCCGCCAGATCAGCCCCATGCTGGCGGTGGCCAATATGCAGGAAACGCTGGATTTTTACACCCGCGTATTCGGTTTTGAGGTAGGATTGAGTACGGATGAATACTCCATCGTGGGCCGGGATGGAGCCACCATTCACTTCATGAAAGCAGCGGATGAATCCGTGATGGCCGCCGTGCGTGGTCACACGGAGATTTACATTGAGGTGGATGACATCCTGCCCCTTTGGCAGCAAGTACAGCCTTTCCGCAGCCAGTATAAAATCACGGATCTCTCGGAGCGGCCTTATGGCATGACCGAATTCCACATCGATGACCCTAACGGCTGCTTGATCTTTGTCGGCCAGGAAACGTTACGCGGCGAGGCGTGA
- a CDS encoding class I SAM-dependent rRNA methyltransferase translates to MPTLSIQPRARIFHGHVWVYATEIKGRFGDPKPGDVVQLQDARGKPMGSAIYNPQSQISVRLFSYRRQDLDLDFFIRRIERALKVRTDAGVDTSLCRVVWSESDGLPGVVVDRYGDFLVLQTLTLAMAMRQDLIIQALVQIFSPKGIVQRNEGGVRKAEGLEQVKGVIHGESPETFVVRHEGSAFHADLLEGQKTGLYLDQLDNYQHAAKLAKGRRVLDCFSNQGGFAQACALAGAAEVTAVDISESATELAKKNAEISGAKVNFIAANCFDFLKTQEAAGATYDLIILDPPSFTKTKEKVKDAMRGYKEIHLRSLKMLQPGGIMATYSCSHHVSTGEFHASIEDAAVDARKTLRRIAVYTQRPDHPILATIPETEYLVGYAYEVVAAW, encoded by the coding sequence ATGCCCACTCTTTCCATCCAGCCTCGCGCACGCATTTTTCACGGTCATGTCTGGGTTTATGCCACCGAAATCAAGGGCCGCTTTGGAGATCCGAAACCCGGGGATGTGGTACAGCTTCAGGATGCCCGAGGTAAACCGATGGGCAGCGCCATCTATAATCCTCAGTCGCAAATCAGCGTCCGGCTGTTTTCTTACCGCCGTCAGGATCTGGACCTGGATTTCTTCATCCGCCGCATCGAGCGCGCGCTAAAAGTACGCACAGATGCTGGTGTGGATACCTCCCTTTGCCGCGTGGTGTGGAGTGAGTCCGACGGGCTGCCTGGCGTTGTGGTGGATCGCTATGGTGATTTTCTGGTTCTGCAGACGCTGACCCTGGCCATGGCTATGCGCCAGGACCTGATCATTCAGGCGCTCGTCCAGATTTTTTCCCCAAAGGGCATCGTCCAGCGCAATGAAGGTGGCGTTCGCAAGGCTGAAGGGCTGGAGCAGGTGAAAGGCGTGATCCATGGTGAAAGCCCTGAAACGTTTGTGGTTAGGCATGAAGGCAGCGCGTTCCATGCCGACCTCCTAGAAGGCCAGAAGACAGGCTTGTATCTGGACCAGTTGGACAACTACCAGCATGCAGCCAAACTGGCCAAAGGACGCCGGGTGCTGGATTGCTTTAGCAACCAGGGTGGCTTCGCCCAGGCGTGCGCCCTGGCAGGTGCCGCAGAAGTGACCGCCGTGGACATTAGCGAAAGCGCTACCGAACTTGCGAAAAAGAATGCCGAAATCTCCGGTGCCAAGGTGAACTTCATCGCCGCTAACTGCTTTGATTTCCTCAAAACCCAGGAAGCTGCCGGGGCGACGTATGACCTCATCATCCTGGATCCCCCTTCATTCACCAAGACGAAAGAGAAGGTGAAGGACGCCATGCGCGGTTACAAGGAGATCCATCTGCGGTCTCTCAAGATGCTCCAGCCAGGCGGCATCATGGCCACTTACAGTTGCAGTCATCACGTCAGCACAGGTGAGTTTCATGCCAGTATCGAAGACGCGGCTGTGGATGCCCGCAAGACGCTGCGACGCATTGCTGTCTATACTCAGCGCCCCGACCACCCCATCCTGGCCACCATCCCGGAGACTGAATACCTCGTGGGCTATGCCTATGAAGTCGTGGCGGCTTGGTAA
- the rpsO gene encoding 30S ribosomal protein S15: protein MSEATTSPKEFKLHEKDTGSADVQVAILTARINELTGHLTIHSKDHSTRRGLLKMVARRRKLLDYLKLTANERYVKLLKSLSLRR, encoded by the coding sequence ATGAGCGAAGCTACTACCAGCCCCAAAGAATTCAAACTGCACGAAAAAGACACCGGCAGTGCCGACGTGCAGGTCGCCATCCTGACGGCGCGCATCAATGAATTGACGGGGCACCTGACGATCCACTCCAAGGATCATTCCACACGCCGCGGCCTCCTGAAGATGGTTGCCCGCCGCCGGAAGCTTCTGGATTACCTGAAGCTGACCGCCAACGAGCGCTACGTGAAGCTCCTCAAGAGCTTGAGCCTGCGCCGCTAA
- a CDS encoding polyribonucleotide nucleotidyltransferase, giving the protein MAIHKVTTPCGSGIIEIETGKLAHLADGAVTVRLGDTIVIVTAVSATKIKEGLDFFPLSVEYKEKASAAGKFPGGYFKREGRPTEKEILTCRMTDRPLRPLFPKGYLYETQIVALLLSADGQNDSDILAINGASAALCVSDIPFAGPIGAVRVGRVNGQFVANPTHSQREVSDLDLVYVGNKTDVIMIEGAALEMPESDFIAALHFAQDAIQGLVKAQEELASLAGKVKRVVPLMLVKDELLEVAYEIAGDRIEGALYQPSKIARSKAVGALKDEVEAAIKGRFPEASGFDISQAFDYLQKKAFRISILDKMSRCDGRAIDQIRNLSGEVSVLPRTHGSALFARGETQALSIATLAPADEAQEMDTYAGGVDSKRFILHYNFPPFSVGECGRFGGQNRREIGHGALAERSIDAVIPPKEKFPYAIRISSEVMASNGSTSMASVCSGVMALLDAGVPLIRPVAGISVGLVTEFEGDNMKRYLTMMDILGSEDHFGDMDFKLCGTDVGVTGYQLDLKLPGIPLSILEEAIAKAKNGRGEVLRAMADAISEVQPLSPHAPRIEILKINPDKIGELIGPGGKNIKGIQAESGAEISIEDDGTIYVYATRREGLERAIEMIGGVSQEIEPGKIYTGKIVSTTNFGAFMNLGGKKDGLIHVSELADFRVNRVEDVVKVGDIVTAKCLGIDEKGRVKMSRKAAMKEKDDAAKAESGAPVTAEAEDLG; this is encoded by the coding sequence ATGGCTATCCATAAAGTAACAACTCCCTGCGGTTCAGGGATCATCGAAATCGAAACAGGCAAGCTCGCCCACCTCGCTGATGGCGCGGTGACCGTCCGCCTGGGTGACACCATCGTCATCGTCACTGCCGTCTCCGCCACCAAGATCAAGGAAGGTCTCGACTTCTTCCCTCTGTCAGTGGAGTACAAAGAAAAAGCCTCTGCTGCTGGTAAGTTCCCCGGTGGATACTTCAAGCGCGAAGGTCGCCCAACAGAAAAGGAAATCCTGACCTGCCGCATGACGGACCGCCCATTGCGCCCGTTGTTCCCGAAAGGCTACCTTTACGAAACCCAGATCGTTGCCCTCCTGCTCAGCGCAGACGGACAGAATGATTCGGACATCCTCGCCATCAACGGTGCATCTGCCGCTCTTTGCGTGTCTGACATCCCCTTCGCAGGCCCTATCGGTGCCGTGCGCGTGGGTCGCGTGAATGGCCAGTTCGTCGCCAACCCGACGCACAGCCAGCGCGAAGTGAGCGACCTGGACCTCGTTTACGTCGGTAACAAGACTGACGTCATCATGATCGAAGGCGCGGCCCTGGAAATGCCAGAGTCCGACTTCATCGCCGCCCTCCACTTCGCCCAGGACGCCATCCAGGGTCTGGTGAAAGCGCAGGAAGAGCTGGCCTCCCTGGCTGGCAAAGTGAAGCGCGTGGTGCCCCTCATGCTCGTCAAAGATGAGCTGCTGGAAGTCGCCTACGAAATCGCCGGAGACCGCATCGAAGGTGCCCTTTATCAGCCAAGCAAGATCGCTCGCAGCAAGGCTGTCGGCGCTCTCAAGGACGAAGTGGAAGCCGCCATCAAAGGCCGTTTCCCTGAAGCCTCCGGTTTTGATATCAGCCAGGCTTTCGATTACCTCCAGAAGAAGGCTTTCCGCATCTCCATCCTGGACAAAATGAGCCGCTGTGATGGCCGCGCCATCGACCAGATCCGCAATCTCTCCGGTGAAGTCTCCGTCCTCCCTCGCACACACGGCTCCGCCCTGTTTGCCCGTGGCGAAACCCAGGCCCTTTCCATCGCGACACTGGCCCCGGCCGATGAAGCCCAGGAGATGGACACCTACGCCGGCGGCGTGGACAGCAAGCGTTTCATCCTTCATTACAACTTCCCTCCCTTCTCTGTGGGTGAGTGCGGCCGCTTCGGTGGTCAGAATCGTCGTGAAATCGGCCATGGTGCCCTCGCTGAGCGCTCCATTGACGCCGTGATCCCGCCAAAGGAAAAATTCCCCTACGCCATCCGCATCAGCAGTGAAGTGATGGCCTCCAACGGCTCCACTTCCATGGCCTCCGTTTGCTCTGGCGTCATGGCCCTCCTGGATGCAGGTGTGCCTCTGATCCGCCCGGTGGCCGGTATCTCCGTCGGTCTCGTCACTGAGTTCGAAGGCGACAACATGAAGCGTTACCTGACGATGATGGACATCCTGGGCTCCGAAGACCACTTCGGCGACATGGACTTCAAACTTTGCGGCACGGACGTCGGTGTGACCGGTTACCAGCTTGACCTCAAGCTTCCTGGTATCCCTCTGAGCATCCTGGAAGAAGCCATCGCCAAGGCCAAGAACGGCCGTGGTGAAGTGCTCCGCGCCATGGCCGATGCCATCAGCGAAGTGCAGCCTCTGAGCCCTCACGCCCCACGCATCGAAATCCTCAAGATCAACCCAGACAAGATCGGTGAACTCATCGGTCCTGGTGGCAAAAACATCAAGGGCATCCAGGCTGAGTCCGGCGCTGAAATCAGCATCGAAGACGACGGCACCATCTACGTTTACGCGACCCGCCGTGAAGGTCTGGAGCGCGCCATCGAGATGATCGGCGGCGTCTCCCAGGAGATCGAACCGGGCAAGATCTACACTGGCAAAATCGTCAGCACGACGAACTTCGGTGCGTTCATGAACCTCGGTGGTAAAAAGGACGGCCTGATCCACGTGAGTGAACTGGCTGACTTCCGCGTGAACCGCGTGGAAGACGTCGTCAAGGTGGGTGACATTGTCACCGCCAAGTGCCTCGGCATCGACGAAAAAGGCCGCGTGAAGATGAGCCGCAAGGCCGCCATGAAGGAGAAGGACGACGCCGCCAAGGCCGAATCCGGTGCACCTGTCACCGCCGAAGCAGAAGACCTCGGCTAA
- the rimO gene encoding 30S ribosomal protein S12 methylthiotransferase RimO, protein MIKVGLVSLGCAKNLIDSEIMVGHLQQAGMTMTPEADLADVLIINTCSFIDMAKKESVGAVHEAVDAREEANRKRQKIIVAGCLSQRFAQELPGLMPEVDAFIGLDQITQVAPIIQRLMGTDVQENHVTRQPQYIPDFDTPRFRLTPKHSAYIKIAEGCNHPCSFCIIPRIRGRHRSRTQESVVKEARQLIESGVKEINLISQDTTYFGMDKWTEDRPKPRSGVDSTKGDSLSTLIRELNAIPGDFWIRLLYTHPAHWSDDLISAIAESPKVARYIDMPLQHISDNMLSLMKRETDGAYIRDLVKRIRAGIPGIAIRTTFIVGFPGETEADFNELVQFIEDEKFERAGVFNYSREEDTRAAKMEGQIHHMTRKARWSEAMRAIQRSVEHVNRQQVGKTMRVLIEEPGVARSEMDAPDIDTTVFVDKSLPIGSFADVTIKDWRGYDLVAG, encoded by the coding sequence ATGATCAAAGTCGGTCTCGTCTCCCTCGGCTGCGCCAAGAACCTCATTGACTCCGAAATCATGGTCGGCCACCTCCAGCAGGCAGGCATGACCATGACCCCGGAGGCAGATCTTGCCGATGTGCTCATCATTAACACCTGCTCCTTCATTGATATGGCCAAGAAGGAAAGCGTGGGTGCCGTGCATGAAGCCGTGGATGCCCGTGAGGAGGCTAACCGCAAACGCCAGAAGATCATCGTGGCCGGCTGCCTTTCCCAGCGCTTCGCCCAAGAGCTGCCCGGCCTCATGCCGGAAGTGGATGCCTTCATCGGCCTGGATCAGATCACCCAGGTGGCTCCCATCATCCAGCGGCTCATGGGCACGGATGTACAGGAGAACCACGTCACCCGCCAGCCCCAGTATATCCCGGACTTTGACACGCCCCGCTTCCGCCTCACGCCGAAGCATTCCGCCTACATTAAGATTGCCGAAGGCTGCAACCACCCCTGCTCCTTCTGCATCATCCCTCGCATCCGTGGCCGCCACCGCAGCCGCACGCAGGAAAGCGTGGTGAAAGAAGCCCGCCAGCTCATCGAAAGCGGCGTCAAGGAGATCAACCTTATCTCCCAGGACACCACCTACTTCGGCATGGACAAATGGACCGAAGACCGGCCCAAGCCTCGCAGCGGCGTGGACTCCACCAAGGGGGACTCCCTCTCCACCCTCATCCGCGAGCTCAACGCCATCCCAGGCGACTTCTGGATCCGCCTGCTCTACACCCACCCGGCACACTGGAGCGATGACCTCATCTCCGCCATCGCCGAAAGTCCCAAGGTCGCCCGCTACATCGACATGCCGCTCCAGCACATCAGCGATAACATGCTGAGCCTGATGAAGCGTGAAACCGACGGCGCCTACATCCGCGACCTCGTCAAACGCATCCGCGCCGGCATCCCCGGCATCGCCATCCGCACCACGTTCATCGTCGGCTTTCCTGGCGAGACCGAGGCCGATTTCAACGAGCTCGTTCAGTTCATCGAAGACGAAAAATTCGAGCGCGCCGGCGTCTTCAACTATTCCCGTGAAGAAGACACCCGCGCCGCCAAAATGGAAGGCCAGATCCACCACATGACCCGCAAAGCCCGCTGGAGCGAGGCCATGCGCGCCATCCAGCGTAGCGTCGAGCACGTCAACCGCCAGCAAGTCGGCAAAACCATGCGTGTTCTTATCGAGGAACCCGGTGTCGCCCGCAGTGAGATGGACGCCCCGGACATCGATACCACCGTCTTTGTGGATAAGAGCCTGCCCATCGGCAGCTTTGCCGACGTCACCATTAAAGACTGGCGCGGTTACGACCTCGTAGCCGGGTGA
- a CDS encoding serine/threonine-protein kinase has translation MSHPGRPSVTVSADSLSPPTHHALAMLDLALEPAVEGGDVGLLEQTGDIIGSYTLEKKLGEGGFGIVWQAVQTEPIRRTVALKVIRPGMDSLAVLSRFRTERRALERMSHPNIALVLDAGTTPLGRPFFVLELVKGRAITSYCEEAGLDRRQRISLFMDVCRAIQHAHQRAVLHRDLKPSNILVADGDDGPVAKVIDFGIAKALSEDADSPDSLGHTLRGMVLGTPEYMAPEQAAMGVEAVDVRVDVYSLGAILYQLLTGVPPLEAEAGTTQKTSLTAMLQRIYEVDPVRPSVRARQRQAQGKHSPCKPEELVGDLDWIILKALEKNPERRYDSANALADDLKRHLEDEPVSAGPPDRWYRFQKLVRRNRTAFAVGTVIGVNVLILACVSTLAFMRESEARRNSERLRSVAESQSRKAHALTGYLTELLTKAGEFVSQGKNPEALRLALNESVKEVEQLNAEPALQIEVLERLANIMMAMGDARSALPLVKRLHELMKTHHGEAVPRTLAAQLLLARAYSEIGDKPEALRLYQQMDAAWLTLGPSYSAQRQTTAKYHARELVRQGRGREAMALVQTDLLTASNDAREKSLGLLFMADLQSGMKDYEGAEKTLLDGLRLVDSLPIDQGGSRRIFLRSLSRVKASQGDYVQAAKHLEDIIQMGASAQGADHHSLVARWIEVAHLYLKTDRVQDAFRATDEAMQISRRQDNNVLLPRALRAAAEVREKAGQFEAALAYRRECMEMERLYNTDRGKWIYELSQIVLLESKLHLYDDVKRDAALLWQRSQTEPAVTTDPPFMRSICKILTEACEKWQKATGSLAFQDDILEWKTLTAQGVVQQ, from the coding sequence ATGAGTCACCCAGGACGTCCTTCAGTCACGGTTTCAGCCGATTCGCTGAGCCCGCCGACGCATCATGCGCTGGCGATGCTGGACTTGGCTCTGGAGCCCGCCGTTGAAGGAGGGGATGTGGGGCTGCTGGAGCAGACAGGGGATATCATCGGCAGTTACACGCTGGAAAAAAAGTTGGGGGAGGGCGGCTTCGGCATTGTCTGGCAGGCAGTGCAGACTGAGCCGATCCGTCGAACAGTGGCTTTGAAGGTGATCCGACCGGGCATGGACTCCCTGGCTGTGCTGTCCCGCTTTCGCACAGAGAGGCGGGCGCTGGAGCGGATGTCCCACCCGAACATCGCGCTGGTGCTGGATGCCGGGACGACACCGTTGGGTCGGCCATTCTTTGTGCTGGAACTGGTGAAGGGCCGCGCCATCACCTCCTACTGTGAGGAAGCTGGGCTGGACAGGCGGCAGCGCATCAGCCTGTTCATGGATGTGTGCCGGGCTATTCAGCATGCGCACCAGCGGGCGGTTCTGCACCGGGATTTAAAACCTTCCAACATCTTGGTGGCGGATGGAGATGACGGGCCGGTGGCCAAGGTCATCGACTTCGGCATCGCCAAGGCTCTGAGTGAGGATGCGGACTCTCCTGACAGCCTAGGCCATACCCTGCGTGGCATGGTGCTAGGCACGCCGGAATACATGGCCCCGGAGCAGGCGGCCATGGGAGTAGAGGCGGTGGATGTTCGGGTAGATGTGTATTCGCTAGGTGCCATCCTTTATCAATTGCTCACCGGGGTGCCGCCGCTGGAGGCGGAAGCTGGGACGACTCAAAAGACCTCCCTCACCGCCATGCTGCAACGCATCTATGAGGTGGATCCTGTGCGACCTAGCGTGCGTGCCCGCCAGCGCCAGGCGCAGGGGAAGCATTCACCTTGCAAGCCGGAAGAGCTGGTTGGGGACCTGGACTGGATCATCCTCAAGGCTTTGGAGAAGAATCCTGAGCGCCGCTATGACTCCGCCAATGCGCTGGCTGATGATCTGAAGCGGCATCTGGAGGATGAGCCTGTGAGCGCCGGGCCACCGGACCGATGGTATCGTTTTCAAAAGTTGGTTAGGCGTAACCGTACGGCCTTTGCAGTGGGGACTGTCATCGGTGTGAATGTCCTCATTCTGGCCTGCGTGAGCACCCTCGCTTTCATGCGGGAGTCTGAGGCACGGCGCAATTCGGAGAGGCTGCGCAGTGTGGCGGAATCGCAGTCCCGCAAGGCGCATGCGCTGACTGGTTATCTCACGGAACTATTGACCAAGGCGGGGGAGTTCGTCAGCCAGGGGAAAAATCCTGAAGCACTGCGCTTGGCTCTGAATGAAAGCGTGAAGGAGGTAGAGCAACTCAATGCCGAGCCGGCGCTGCAAATAGAAGTGCTTGAGCGGCTGGCCAACATCATGATGGCCATGGGGGATGCGCGCAGCGCGCTGCCGCTGGTCAAACGTCTTCATGAACTTATGAAGACGCATCATGGGGAGGCTGTGCCTAGGACATTGGCTGCGCAGTTGCTTTTGGCCCGCGCTTATTCTGAGATTGGGGACAAGCCGGAGGCACTGCGCCTGTATCAGCAGATGGATGCAGCTTGGCTAACCCTGGGACCGTCTTATAGCGCCCAGCGGCAGACAACCGCTAAATATCATGCTCGTGAACTGGTGCGGCAGGGGCGGGGAAGGGAAGCCATGGCACTGGTACAAACGGACCTGCTGACCGCTTCCAACGATGCGCGAGAAAAATCGCTTGGCCTGCTGTTCATGGCGGACCTTCAATCCGGCATGAAAGACTATGAAGGGGCTGAGAAAACTTTGTTAGACGGCCTGCGCCTCGTGGACAGCTTGCCGATTGACCAAGGGGGTTCCCGACGTATTTTTCTGCGCTCTCTCTCCCGGGTGAAGGCCAGCCAAGGGGATTATGTACAGGCAGCAAAACATCTGGAAGATATTATTCAAATGGGTGCTTCAGCCCAAGGTGCTGATCACCACTCCCTGGTGGCGCGCTGGATCGAGGTGGCGCATCTGTACCTGAAGACAGACCGGGTGCAGGACGCCTTCCGTGCTACGGATGAAGCGATGCAGATCAGTCGTCGCCAGGACAATAACGTCCTGCTACCCCGCGCACTGAGGGCTGCTGCGGAAGTGCGTGAAAAGGCGGGCCAATTTGAGGCCGCGCTGGCCTACCGGAGAGAATGCATGGAGATGGAGCGGCTTTATAATACTGACCGTGGAAAGTGGATCTATGAGCTGTCTCAGATCGTCTTACTGGAGTCGAAGTTGCATCTGTATGATGATGTGAAAAGGGATGCGGCTTTGCTGTGGCAACGGTCCCAGACGGAGCCTGCGGTGACGACTGATCCCCCTTTCATGCGATCAATCTGCAAAATTCTTACTGAGGCCTGTGAAAAGTGGCAAAAAGCCACAGGCAGTCTGGCATTCCAAGACGATATACTGGAGTGGAAGACCCTCACAGCTCAAGGCGTGGTGCAGCAATAA
- the malQ gene encoding 4-alpha-glucanotransferase, giving the protein MTTTTSVLSVHSMFSIPRSSGILLHPTSLPGRFGIGEIGPEAHQWLDALHRMGQKLWQMLPLGPTGFGASPYQSLSSFAGNPLMISFDALRNDGVLKPQDLAMIPAFPDHKVDFLAADEVRSAFLKLACQRFMAQCDSSPLLQHAFDAFCERQADWLDDYALFIAIKAEQGGRTWNDWPPELSMRHPEAMADAMVRLSEAIEEVKAQQFFFFRQWQKLHARAQELGISLIGDIPIFTAHDSADVWARPDLFELDERGNPIVVAGVPPDYFSATGQRWGNPLYKWSAHEAEGFAWWKARLRKTLEMVDIVRIDHFRGFAAYWEIPAAEPTAVNGRWVGAPGDALFEALKGEMGEHVPVIAEDLGIITPDVTELRLRHGFPGMKVMQFAFGADTISEDYIPENYPDESVAYTGTHDNDTVQGLFNSGVGDDTTRTAEQVEAERRTILGYTHTDGSDLHWDFIKCVWNSRSRMAVAPVQDLMGLGSESRMNTPGKMGDFWSWRFTWDQLTPDIEAQMLAITREAGR; this is encoded by the coding sequence TTGACCACGACCACCTCCGTCCTATCCGTCCACTCCATGTTTTCCATCCCGCGTTCCAGTGGCATCCTCCTGCATCCGACATCACTCCCAGGGAGGTTCGGCATCGGGGAAATCGGGCCGGAGGCTCACCAGTGGCTGGATGCCCTCCATCGCATGGGGCAGAAGCTTTGGCAGATGCTTCCGCTTGGGCCCACGGGCTTTGGGGCCTCACCTTATCAGAGCTTATCCAGCTTCGCCGGGAATCCGCTGATGATCAGCTTTGATGCGCTGCGCAATGACGGGGTGCTGAAGCCCCAGGACCTGGCCATGATCCCAGCCTTCCCGGATCACAAAGTGGATTTCCTGGCGGCAGATGAGGTGCGTTCTGCGTTTTTGAAGCTGGCCTGCCAACGCTTCATGGCCCAGTGTGACAGCAGCCCGCTCCTGCAGCATGCCTTTGATGCTTTCTGTGAAAGGCAGGCGGACTGGCTGGATGATTACGCGCTCTTCATTGCCATTAAGGCTGAGCAGGGGGGGCGCACCTGGAACGACTGGCCACCGGAGTTGTCCATGCGCCACCCAGAGGCGATGGCGGATGCCATGGTCCGCCTCAGTGAAGCCATCGAGGAAGTGAAGGCACAGCAGTTCTTCTTCTTCCGCCAGTGGCAGAAGTTGCATGCCAGGGCGCAGGAACTGGGCATCAGCCTCATCGGTGACATCCCCATTTTCACTGCTCATGATAGCGCCGACGTGTGGGCGCGGCCGGACCTTTTTGAGCTGGATGAACGGGGCAATCCTATCGTTGTGGCCGGCGTGCCTCCAGATTACTTCAGCGCCACTGGCCAGCGCTGGGGAAACCCGCTTTACAAATGGAGCGCGCATGAAGCAGAGGGATTCGCCTGGTGGAAGGCGCGCCTGCGCAAAACCCTGGAGATGGTGGACATCGTCCGCATCGACCACTTTCGTGGTTTCGCCGCCTACTGGGAGATCCCGGCAGCGGAGCCGACGGCCGTCAATGGTCGCTGGGTGGGCGCTCCTGGGGATGCCCTTTTTGAAGCTTTAAAAGGGGAGATGGGAGAGCATGTGCCCGTCATTGCCGAGGACCTCGGCATCATCACCCCGGACGTCACCGAGTTGCGCCTGCGCCATGGATTCCCCGGCATGAAGGTTATGCAGTTCGCCTTCGGTGCGGATACGATTTCAGAAGATTACATTCCAGAAAATTATCCGGATGAGTCCGTCGCCTACACCGGCACGCATGACAATGACACTGTGCAGGGCCTGTTTAACAGCGGCGTGGGAGACGATACCACCCGCACTGCCGAGCAGGTGGAAGCAGAGCGCCGCACCATCCTTGGTTATACTCACACGGACGGATCCGACCTGCACTGGGACTTCATCAAATGCGTCTGGAATTCCCGCTCCCGTATGGCCGTGGCACCCGTGCAGGACCTTATGGGCCTGGGCAGTGAATCCCGCATGAACACACCGGGGAAAATGGGGGACTTCTGGAGCTGGCGCTTCACCTGGGACCAGCTCACCCCGGACATCGAAGCCCAGATGCTGGCCATCACCCGCGAGGCGGGTCGCTGA